The nucleotide sequence ctctatcctcaaggagtttaccttttAATAGGGATAGATCCATATTATGTACATTGTAGGGTGGTTCTGAGGCTCAAAtgcaatgatatttttaaaagcttgccAACTTGAACATAAATGCCATTTATTGTTATTAATCATAGGTGTTGAGGTCATTTGGAACCCTGAAGTACTGTATACTGTTAATATCATTGGATAagcagacagacacagaaacgGGACCAAGAACAGCAATCATCATTCCCTGTTCTCTCTCATTGCTGCCATTTATACCAAACACTTCCATTGGAGCCACACAAAGACCAGAGGTTGTTCCTCTGTATGGACTAGTCTCCTTGAGATGCAGATGGAAGGATGTGGAGTCAGCTGACATAGGACCATTTCTAGTATCTGCCTCTTGCTACCTGTAAGACCTTGAAAGAGTCATTTAAAATCCATGTTAATGGGTGGGAGTTGGGTTAGATGATCACTAaggcccttccacctctaaacctAAAATCCTAAGATATAGGCAGTTATGATATCAAAGCAGTAGAAATGTTACATTAAATATCCTTTCAAATCAGTCGTCAACATAACTCTTCttcctattttgttttgtctgtttCTGCTGCTAACTCAAGTTCACCACTTCCCCCTTAGCACCCTTGTCACCCTGCCACACACATTTCTCCTCTTTCTATCTCACCCCCCATTTCTCCCATGATGAAACTGCACTGCAACTCAGTCCTTGACACCAGCCTTACATTTCCTGGGCTGACTTTTAAGTTCCCAACTCTCACTATGACATCAAATCTACTGTGGAATTTCCATTCCTTTTCTGTTCCTCCAGTTGCTTCCAGAAGCCCATATAAAGAGAGGGTTTAAGcatgagacagagacacaaactTCCAGATTCTCTTAGCTCGTGCTCTGCTCCTCcaagccttctctcctctcaggATCATGAAGGTCTCTGTGGCTGCCCTCTCCATCCTCATGGTCCTGGCCTTCAGCTCTCTGGCATCCTCTGCACCAAGTAGGTGAACTTTCTGCTGTCCTCTCTCACTGTGCCCAGGCTCTGCTCATAATCTGGCTAGAGCTCTGACAGAGGGTATAGGTCACGAAGATATGGTGAGGGCTTGTGTGGGGGCaatggaagggagggacagaaacAGGTAGATTTAACTTGAAAGCGTTAACATGCCCTTGACAATTTATGCTGGTGAACATATAAGTTCAAGGCAGAACGAGAGAGCAGGAAGGCCCTTAGAGTGGGTTTTAGTCCAAccaggttctagtcctggctccaTCACTAAATACCCTTGTGGCAAGTGGTTTTCTCAATAAAAGGCGGAAGTTGGATGGGCTGATCTCTGACATCTCCTGCAGCTCTAacttttcacattttctccatggATCCTCTATGGAATGGGAACAGTAGGTCTGACTCTCCTCTACACACATTGAGAATCATACCTGGCATAGAAAGAACCAGGGTAAGGGAAATGAAAGAGATGACATCCACACTATGCCTGATGGAAAACATTTTTGTGGGACATAGTTAGCTGCTAAGGAATGTATAGTGTGAACATATGACCCTAATTCTATGCTTCCCTTTTCTCTGCAGTGGGCTCTAACCCTCCCACCTCCTGCTGCTTCTCCTATGTCAGCCAACAATTCCCCAGAAAATTTGTGACAGACTATTATGAGACCAGCAGCCTGTGTTCCCAGCCAGCTGTGGTGTGAGTATCTACCTACCCACTGTCTCTAGGGAATATAAGGAGAAAGGATGGAAAAAGGAAACGGGGTCCTTTGGCAACTTGATCAAACGGATAGATCAGCCAACAGAGATGAAACCTGGTCACAAAGGAGTACAGTAGTTTACGTGGTTCCAGACCAAGGTTTGCTCCTCAGGGGGCAGGGTGAGAACTAGTCTCATCTGAGGCACAGTATTAATCTGATGCAACAGGAGCTTGAGAGTAGGAGGCTTCCAAACTGATTCCTTACTGGGGAGATTACTAGAAAGGAAATGATTGACTCAAAAAGGCCAGGGGAATGGTGCAAAAGGTGGGGATTGTCCACCAGGATTGTCCTTTCCGAAGTCTGCAGGTAGTTTTCAGTGTTGTCCATGGGGGGAACATGAAGAACTACTCTTCATATCCAGGTGAAAAACTCATTGGTTTCTCATCTTCCCTCATCACTTCACAGGTTCCTGACCAAGAGGGGTCGTCAGGTGTGTGCCAACCCCAGAGACGACTGGGTTCAGACTTATGTGGATGACCTGGAAATGAACTGAGCTGAGGGGCTGAGGGCCTTTGGACAATGCGTCCTAAAGGAAAATAACCCAAAACAATGAAACCAAACTCTGCGGTTGGATGAGATCTCTCACAACTGAAGCCTTCCTGCGATTGACTTTCCCATTATAGTTCTTTTGTGCCAGTCAGGTTTAACTTACTATGTAAATTATTTGGTGGCAGCTTTGGGTATTTATTTGTACTATCTGTACTTCTGGAGGGCACCTGTCCCCCATGGGGACCCCCAGTAGCAGCTGAAGTTCTGCTTTTTTGAGTGCTGGGGCTACCTGCTGGGTACCACGAACATCTGTTAAACAAAGACTTAGAATAAACATTAAAAACCACACCTTTTCACCCATGGTTTCTATTTTCTCaagggaaaagagagtgagagaagggtTCTGCTATTTTTATAGAAGATGGGTGTGGCATCATTAGACAACAATGTTTCTGTAAAAGCTCTAAGAATTCAGTGGACGGCCATCTCACTTTGAGTCAGCAGGGTGATGGGGAAGCCAAAAATAAGATCTTTGATCTTGAAAAACTAGCTTCCAGAAATAGAGAGGCAGTAGTGTCACTGCTCTATGGCCTGGGCAGATCACACTCAGACTATTTGGGTCAGTTTTGGGAACTACAGTTTATGAAGAACACTGGGAAGCTAGAGAATGACAAGAAGAGGCAAACTAAGACCGAAAGTGCCTAGCCATAAAAGGACGAGTTGGAGGAACTTGGCATGTttagtggggagaagagaagacccaggTCAGGCATAATTTCTGTCTCTAGATATCAGAAGAATGTGGATTTGTGTTCTTTGGGTCCCaaggacagaaccaggaacaatggatgCTGTTTGTGAGGAGGTAAATTTAGGCCTGATGTTAGGAAAAGACTTCTTAACAATTATGGCTGTCCAAACTGGAATGAACTGTGTCAAGCTTTGGAGGGTTTCCCCTCCCTTGGAGGTCTTTAAAGAGAGGCTGGGTGACCACCTATGAAGCATTGGATAGTGGGGATTGCTTTCAGTTACTTTTTGGAGTAGATGACTATGGTCCCTTCTAaaactcaaattctgtgattctgtgatattgTCAGGGGATGGGCTGAAAATAATTATCTCATGGGAGTTGTACCAAGGAACTACTCAGGAAAGTGTAGgagagaggagaaccaggaaagatttAATAGAAATGGGGATTGTTTCAAAATGGGTGGCAGGAATGAAAATgcttaatttggagtcagagtgcctgagttcaaatcctggcttcacTACTTGCATGGCTGTAGGCAAGTCACATACTCACTCTGAGCCTTTAGaaaaatttaacatatttaacaATAATCTAAAAATCATGTTTTTCAATGATTGAGAAACCTATGGTAAACTGGCCAATTTGGATGTCAAATCACCAGATTTGAAATCTTGTCCTAGTTCAAATATTTCCTAGCTTCAGAATCAAAAAAAAGGTTAACTCACATATTTTCCACTACGCCTATATTTTTGTAAAGTTCAACTATAGATTAAGAAAATCCATCTTAACCATATCCCAATTAAAGTAGTGATATCCTGTTTGATGATCCactccatccttcactcagctgtcaaagtgatcttcctaaagaactgGCCTGTgtcactccctactcaataaactccagtggctccctatcacccacaggatcaaatataaaattctctttttgacTTCTCATACCCTTCTTAGTCTTCTAACACTTTACTGCCCTCCATTCATTCTATcatccagccacactggcctcctttctgttcctcccaCAAGACATTAAGgtcatttctgcctcttgctCCTATGCCCTGCCTTCTCCATTGGTAGACCCAGCTTGTTATAATTGACTCCCTTCACCTCTCTCTACCTCCTCTTCCCCGATGTCCCTTTGGTTCCCTCTGAGATGTTGTCAGAAGCTCTATCTAAATGTCCTTGGACaaatcaattatatatgtattttaatttttcccaacTCTAAGTGGAAATAGCACTTTCTGCCCTAGAGGACAGGAAACCGAGGGATAGGGAGTTAAAAGGAAGTCTTGGACAAAGTTCTGTCACTAGTATTTCAGCTTCCTAATTTGTCATATGGACATGATATTACCCATTAACCTgtcacctcacagggttgtggtgaggactaTGAGCTAATGTATGTATAAGTTCATGAAATGCATCTAGTCCTCCTTGGCATTCCTGCTTGACTGTGCCaggcattagctgtgtgatgttgggcaattCATTCAAACTTTCTATCCTGACTTTCCCCTAAGGCTGCCCTGAAGCTGACATGAGGTTGGCTTAATTGAGGCAAAGGCTGTTTACTGTTCTTCATTGTTTTCTATTAGTTGGCGTTGGTTGTGGGTGGGCAGTGTTCCTATTCTCTCTGCACTGCCTGCAGCACAGGGTTGATGGGGAGATGAAATCCCAAGGGAAATTTGAAAGGGATTGGGAAGGAAAATTAGTCCATTTTGGACTTCAtgccctctgaggttccttccatctccaaattcTTGATCCTGTAGTCCAGAACTCCCATTCTTAGGGGGTTTTGAAGTCTCCAAAGGACTGATTTTCTCTCCACAATTCATGTGAAATAGGGAGTGGAAgtatcattatcccatttgatggatgaggaaactgaggctctgagatgAGTTGATTTTCCCATGAGCGTATATTCAAGGCAAGGTTCACTGCTCTGTGATCTCAATTTTTACACTATTCTATGATTTCACTGTTACCATGCTGCCTACTCCAGCAGGCTGGACTGCAATGGTCACTACACTGTGTGAGATGGAGTCCCTTTCTGTCCCTAAGAATATGAGAGGCTCTTGACTGTGACAGAAAAAATGGAGAACTTCAAAAGATGTGTCTGCACTTGTCTTACTCTCCTTTcacaatttcatcttatttttgttAACACATTTTTAATCATCATTCATTTCTAAATCTTTCCTATTCAGAGAGTTTTCCCTTGCAGCAAAGATAttaaaaagcagaggaaaaatgttCAGCAAAACTCACCAATACACCAACCATGTCTGGCAGTTGTGAGATGTTCCGTACCCAAAATCCCCTATCTCCACAAATGGAGAATTTTggtgcattttctcaactcttctatGGGGCCACGGCTAGTAACTctaagtgtgtgtatatagttTCTTGAGCAAATTTAGAATTAGAGAAACCACTAGACCGAGGAACTACTGAGGTCAATGAGTACAGCCAGGACAAcaatcctctctacaacattcATTGGAAGTCCACAAGCTTTAATTAAGTAACTACTATACattaggcactgtgttaggtggtAAGGTCccagagatgaaaatgaaacaatccctgctcagAAAGACTTTGTAGTCTAATGGAATATAATCCAATGGAAGGAAGCTACACAGAGCCAGAgaagtagatttgaaaatctaTTTACAAAATCAATTTACAGCAATTACAGCGGGCGAGGAAAAACACTAGCTACTGTAGGAGTCAGGAatggcttcttgtaaaaggtagCATTTAAGTAGAGCCTTGTAAGGATTGTAAGAAGTGGAGGAATGGAGAAAGAGCCTTTTAGATATGAGGGA is from Trichosurus vulpecula isolate mTriVul1 chromosome 7, mTriVul1.pri, whole genome shotgun sequence and encodes:
- the LOC118856619 gene encoding C-C motif chemokine 4-like, coding for MKVSVAALSILMVLAFSSLASSAPMGSNPPTSCCFSYVSQQFPRKFVTDYYETSSLCSQPAVVFLTKRGRQVCANPRDDWVQTYVDDLEMN